A region of Arabidopsis thaliana chromosome 5, partial sequence DNA encodes the following proteins:
- the SHM2 gene encoding serine hydroxymethyltransferase 2 (serine hydroxymethyltransferase 2 (SHM2); FUNCTIONS IN: glycine hydroxymethyltransferase activity, cobalt ion binding, zinc ion binding; INVOLVED IN: glycine metabolic process, L-serine metabolic process; LOCATED IN: mitochondrion, mitochondrial respiratory chain complex I; EXPRESSED IN: 23 plant structures; EXPRESSED DURING: 13 growth stages; CONTAINS InterPro DOMAIN/s: Pyridoxal phosphate-dependent transferase, major domain (InterPro:IPR015424), Serine hydroxymethyltransferase, pyridoxal phosphate binding site (InterPro:IPR019798), Pyridoxal phosphate-dependent transferase, major region, subdomain 1 (InterPro:IPR015421), Serine hydroxymethyltransferase (InterPro:IPR001085); BEST Arabidopsis thaliana protein match is: serine transhydroxymethyltransferase 1 (TAIR:AT4G37930.1); Has 11653 Blast hits to 11631 proteins in 2851 species: Archae - 258; Bacteria - 6455; Metazoa - 332; Fungi - 287; Plants - 321; Viruses - 6; Other Eukaryotes - 3994 (source: NCBI BLink).), with the protein MALALRRLSSSVKKPISLLSSNGGSLRFMSSLSTAAMAESEKSRSSWIKQLNASLDEIDPEVADIIELEKARQWKGFELIPSENFTSLSVMQAVGSVMTNKYSEGYPGARYYGGNEYIDMAETLCQKRALEAFQLDPSKWGVNVQSLSGSPANFQVYTALLKPHERIMALDLPHGGHLSHGYQTDTKKISAVSIFFETMPYRLDENTGYIDYDQLEKSAVLFRPKLIVAGASAYARLYDYARIRKVCNKQKAVMLADMAHISGLVAAGVIPSPFEYADVVTTTTHKSLRGPRGAMIFFRKGLKEINKQGKEVMYDYEDRINQAVFPGLQGGPHNHTITGLAVALKQARTPEYKAYQDQVLRNCSKFAETLLAKGYDLVSGGTDNHLVLVNLKNKGIDGSRVEKVLELVHIAANKNTVPGDVSAMVPGGIRMGTPALTSRGFIEEDFAKVAEYFDLAVKIALKIKAESQGTKLKDFVATMQSNEKLQSEMSKLREMVEEYAKQFPTIGFEKETMRYKE; encoded by the exons atggcgtTGGCTCTTCGTAGACTCTCCTCTTCCGTTAAGAAACCGATCTCGCTTCTCTCCTCTAATGGCGGTTCACTCCGTTTCATG TCGTCTTTATCAACCGCAGCTATGGCGGAATCGGAGAAATCTCGTTCTAGT TGGATTAAGCAATTGAATGCATCTCTAGATGAAATCGATCCTGAAGTTGCGGATATTATCGAATTAGAGAAGGCTAGACAATGGAAG GGATTTGAACTTATACCGTCAGAGAATTTCACTTCTCTATCTGTGATGCAAGCCGTTGGTTCTGTTATGACTAATAAGTATAGTGAAGGATACCCTGGAGCTAGATACTATGGAGGAAATGA GTACATTGACATGGCTGAGACATTATGTCAAAAACGCGCATTAGAAGCTTTTCAGTTAGATCCTTCTAAATGGGGAG TCAATGTGCAGTCTTTATCAGGATCACCAGCTAATTTCCAAGTTTACACTGCATTGTTGAAGCCTCATGAAAGAATCATGGCACTTGATTTACCTCATGGTGGACATCTTTCTCATGGTTATCAG ACTGACACGAAGAAAATATCGGCTGTATCCATCTTTTTTGAGACAATGCCATACAGATTGGATGAGAACACTGGTTACATTGATTATGACCAG CTAGAAAAGAGTGCCGTGCTTTTCAGACCGAAACTTATTGTTGCGGGTGCAAGTGCTTATGCTCGTCTATATGACTATGCACGTATTCGTAAG GTCTGTAACAAGCAAAAGGCAGTTATGTTGGCTGATATGGCTCATATTAGTGGGTTGGTTGCTGCTGGCGTTATTCCTTCTCCTTTTGAGTATGCAGATGTTGTTACGACTACAACTCACAAATCGCTTCGCGGTCCTAGAGGGGCTATGATATTCTTTAGGAAGGGGTTAAAAGAGATTAACAAACAAGGGAAAGAG GTCATGTATGACTATGAGGACAGAATTAATCAAGCTGTTTTTCCTGGACTGCAAGGTGGTCCACATAATCACACTATAACGGGTCTAGCAGTTGCTCTGAAGCAG GCAAGAACTCCTGAGTACAAGGCCTACCAGGATCAAGTTCTCCGTAATTGCTCAAAGTTTGCTGAG ACTTTGCTTGCGAAAGGATATGATTTAGTGTCTGGAGGCACTGATAATCATTTAGTTTTGGTGAATCTGAAAAACAAG GGAATAGATGGATCAAGAGTGGAAAAAGTATTAGAATTAGTACATATTGCAGCAAACAAGAATACTGTTCCTGGTGATGTTTCTGCCATGGTTCCCGGTGGCATCCGTATGG GAACACCAGCCCTCACATCAAGAGGATTCATTGAGGAAGATTTTGCAAAAGTGGCGGAGTATTTTGATTTAGCCGTCAAGATAGCCTTAAAGATCAAAGCAGAGTCTCaag GAACAAAGTTGAAAGACTTTGTAGCAACAATGCAATCAAATGAGAAATTACAGTCAGAGATGTCAAAGCTCCGTGAGATGGTAGAAGAATATGCTAAGCAATTCCCAACGATTGGGTTCGAGAAAGAGACGATGAGATACAAAGAGTAG
- a CDS encoding myosin heavy chain, cardiac protein, with product MSDSVKTTVDPLLKDLDGKKESFRRNVVSMAAELKQVRGRLVSQEQFFVKESFCRKEAEKKAKNMEMEICKLQKKLEDRNCELVASTSAAEKFLEEVDDLRSQLALTKDIAETSAASAQSAQLQCSVLTEQLDDKTRSLREHEDRVTHLGHQLDNLQRDLKTRECSQKQLREEVMRIEREITEAVAKSGKGTECELRKLLEEVSPKNFERMNMLLAVKDEEIAKLKDDVKLMSAHWKLKTKELESQLERQRRADQELKKKVLKLEFCLQEARSQTRKLQRVKSSRFIKLFLI from the exons ATGTCGGATTCCGTCAAAACGACGGTGGATCCGCTTTTGAAAGATTTGGATgggaaaaaagagagtttcaGGCGGAACGTTGTGTCTATGGCAGCTGAGTTAAAGCAAGTGAGAGGTCGTTTGGTTTCTCAAGAACAATTCTTTGTTAAAGAAAGCTTTTGTAGAAAA gaagcagagaagaaagctAAGAACATGGAAATGGAGATCTGTAAATTGCAGAAGAAGTTGGAAGATAGAAATTGTGAGCTTGTAGCTTCAACTTCTGCTGCTGAAAAG TTTCTAGAAGAAGTGGACGATCTGAGATCACAGCTAGCTTTAACAAAGGACATTGCAGAAACAAGTGCTGCTTCTGCTCAATCCGCACAGCTTCAATGCTCAGTGCTAACAGAACAACTTGACGACAAAACACGTTCTCTAAGAGAACACGAAGACCGTGTAACTCATCTCGGTCACCAGCTTGATAATCTTCAGAGAGATTTGAAGACAAGAGAATGTTCTCAAAAACAGCTGAGAGAGGAAGTTATGAGAATCGAGCGTGAGATAACTGAAGCTGTTGCAAAGTCTGGGAAAGGCACAGAATGTGAGCTCAGGAAACTTCTTGAAGAGGTTTCTCCAAAGAACTTTGAGAGAATGAACATGTTATTGGCGGTAAAAGACGAAGAGATTGCAAAGTTAAAAGATGATGTGAAGTTAATGTCAGCTCATTGGAAACTCAAAACTAAGGAACTTGAATCTCAG TTGGAGAGACAAAGAAGAGCAGATcaagagttgaagaagaaggtactGAAACTAGAGTTTTGCCTGCAAGAAGCTCGTAGTCAGACAAGAAAGCTACAGAGGGTAAAGTCCTCAAGATTTATAAAGCTTTTCTTGATTTAG
- a CDS encoding myosin heavy chain, cardiac protein (unknown protein; BEST Arabidopsis thaliana protein match is: unknown protein (TAIR:AT3G05830.1); Has 30201 Blast hits to 17322 proteins in 780 species: Archae - 12; Bacteria - 1396; Metazoa - 17338; Fungi - 3422; Plants - 5037; Viruses - 0; Other Eukaryotes - 2996 (source: NCBI BLink).) yields the protein MSDSVKTTVDPLLKDLDGKKESFRRNVVSMAAELKQVRGRLVSQEQFFVKESFCRKEAEKKAKNMEMEICKLQKKLEDRNCELVASTSAAEKFLEEVDDLRSQLALTKDIAETSAASAQSAQLQCSVLTEQLDDKTRSLREHEDRVTHLGHQLDNLQRDLKTRECSQKQLREEVMRIEREITEAVAKSGKGTECELRKLLEEVSPKNFERMNMLLAVKDEEIAKLKDDVKLMSAHWKLKTKELESQLERQRRADQELKKKVLKLEFCLQEARSQTRKLQRAGERRDKAIKELSDQITGKQLNESVSGEKQNFWDTSGFKIVVSMSMLILVIISKR from the exons ATGTCGGATTCCGTCAAAACGACGGTGGATCCGCTTTTGAAAGATTTGGATgggaaaaaagagagtttcaGGCGGAACGTTGTGTCTATGGCAGCTGAGTTAAAGCAAGTGAGAGGTCGTTTGGTTTCTCAAGAACAATTCTTTGTTAAAGAAAGCTTTTGTAGAAAA gaagcagagaagaaagctAAGAACATGGAAATGGAGATCTGTAAATTGCAGAAGAAGTTGGAAGATAGAAATTGTGAGCTTGTAGCTTCAACTTCTGCTGCTGAAAAG TTTCTAGAAGAAGTGGACGATCTGAGATCACAGCTAGCTTTAACAAAGGACATTGCAGAAACAAGTGCTGCTTCTGCTCAATCCGCACAGCTTCAATGCTCAGTGCTAACAGAACAACTTGACGACAAAACACGTTCTCTAAGAGAACACGAAGACCGTGTAACTCATCTCGGTCACCAGCTTGATAATCTTCAGAGAGATTTGAAGACAAGAGAATGTTCTCAAAAACAGCTGAGAGAGGAAGTTATGAGAATCGAGCGTGAGATAACTGAAGCTGTTGCAAAGTCTGGGAAAGGCACAGAATGTGAGCTCAGGAAACTTCTTGAAGAGGTTTCTCCAAAGAACTTTGAGAGAATGAACATGTTATTGGCGGTAAAAGACGAAGAGATTGCAAAGTTAAAAGATGATGTGAAGTTAATGTCAGCTCATTGGAAACTCAAAACTAAGGAACTTGAATCTCAG TTGGAGAGACAAAGAAGAGCAGATcaagagttgaagaagaaggtactGAAACTAGAGTTTTGCCTGCAAGAAGCTCGTAGTCAGACAAGAAAGCTACAGAGG GCGGGGGAGAGACGAGACAAGGCAATCAAAGAGCTAAGTGATCAGATTACTGGAAAACAGTTGAATGAATCGGTTTCAGGGGAGAAACAAAACTTCTGGGATACTTCAGGGTTCAAGATCGTTGTGTCAATGTCGATGTTGATATTAGTTATTATCTCCAAAAGATGA
- a CDS encoding myosin heavy chain, cardiac protein (unknown protein; FUNCTIONS IN: molecular_function unknown; INVOLVED IN: biological_process unknown; LOCATED IN: cellular_component unknown; EXPRESSED IN: 16 plant structures; EXPRESSED DURING: 8 growth stages; BEST Arabidopsis thaliana protein match is: unknown protein (TAIR:AT3G05830.1); Has 26484 Blast hits to 16065 proteins in 1382 species: Archae - 343; Bacteria - 2653; Metazoa - 15273; Fungi - 2108; Plants - 1148; Viruses - 36; Other Eukaryotes - 4923 (source: NCBI BLink).) — MSDSVKTTVDPLLKDLDGKKESFRRNVVSMAAELKQVRGRLVSQEQFFVKESFCRKEAEKKAKNMEMEICKLQKKLEDRNCELVASTSAAEKFLEEVDDLRSQLALTKDIAETSAASAQSAQLQCSVLTEQLDDKTRSLREHEDRVTHLGHQLDNLQRDLKTRECSQKQLREEVMRIEREITEAVAKSGKGTECELRKLLEEVSPKNFERMNMLLAVKDEEIAKLKDDVKLMSAHWKLKTKELESQLERQRRADQELKKKAGERRDKAIKELSDQITGKQLNESVSGEKQNFWDTSGFKIVVSMSMLILVIISKR; from the exons ATGTCGGATTCCGTCAAAACGACGGTGGATCCGCTTTTGAAAGATTTGGATgggaaaaaagagagtttcaGGCGGAACGTTGTGTCTATGGCAGCTGAGTTAAAGCAAGTGAGAGGTCGTTTGGTTTCTCAAGAACAATTCTTTGTTAAAGAAAGCTTTTGTAGAAAA gaagcagagaagaaagctAAGAACATGGAAATGGAGATCTGTAAATTGCAGAAGAAGTTGGAAGATAGAAATTGTGAGCTTGTAGCTTCAACTTCTGCTGCTGAAAAG TTTCTAGAAGAAGTGGACGATCTGAGATCACAGCTAGCTTTAACAAAGGACATTGCAGAAACAAGTGCTGCTTCTGCTCAATCCGCACAGCTTCAATGCTCAGTGCTAACAGAACAACTTGACGACAAAACACGTTCTCTAAGAGAACACGAAGACCGTGTAACTCATCTCGGTCACCAGCTTGATAATCTTCAGAGAGATTTGAAGACAAGAGAATGTTCTCAAAAACAGCTGAGAGAGGAAGTTATGAGAATCGAGCGTGAGATAACTGAAGCTGTTGCAAAGTCTGGGAAAGGCACAGAATGTGAGCTCAGGAAACTTCTTGAAGAGGTTTCTCCAAAGAACTTTGAGAGAATGAACATGTTATTGGCGGTAAAAGACGAAGAGATTGCAAAGTTAAAAGATGATGTGAAGTTAATGTCAGCTCATTGGAAACTCAAAACTAAGGAACTTGAATCTCAG TTGGAGAGACAAAGAAGAGCAGATcaagagttgaagaagaag GCGGGGGAGAGACGAGACAAGGCAATCAAAGAGCTAAGTGATCAGATTACTGGAAAACAGTTGAATGAATCGGTTTCAGGGGAGAAACAAAACTTCTGGGATACTTCAGGGTTCAAGATCGTTGTGTCAATGTCGATGTTGATATTAGTTATTATCTCCAAAAGATGA
- the SHM2 gene encoding serine hydroxymethyltransferase 2 (serine hydroxymethyltransferase 2 (SHM2); FUNCTIONS IN: glycine hydroxymethyltransferase activity, cobalt ion binding, zinc ion binding; INVOLVED IN: glycine metabolic process, L-serine metabolic process; LOCATED IN: mitochondrion, mitochondrial respiratory chain complex I; EXPRESSED IN: 23 plant structures; EXPRESSED DURING: 13 growth stages; CONTAINS InterPro DOMAIN/s: Pyridoxal phosphate-dependent transferase, major domain (InterPro:IPR015424), Serine hydroxymethyltransferase, pyridoxal phosphate binding site (InterPro:IPR019798), Pyridoxal phosphate-dependent transferase, major region, subdomain 1 (InterPro:IPR015421), Serine hydroxymethyltransferase (InterPro:IPR001085); BEST Arabidopsis thaliana protein match is: serine transhydroxymethyltransferase 1 (TAIR:AT4G37930.1); Has 11607 Blast hits to 11584 proteins in 2835 species: Archae - 259; Bacteria - 6404; Metazoa - 333; Fungi - 289; Plants - 321; Viruses - 6; Other Eukaryotes - 3995 (source: NCBI BLink).), whose protein sequence is MALALRRLSSSVKKPISLLSSNGGSLRFMSSLSTAAMAESEKSRSSWIKQLNASLDEIDPEVADIIELEKARQWKGFELIPSENFTSLSVMQAVGSVMTNKYSEGYPGARYYGGNEYIDMAETLCQKRALEAFQLDPSKWGVNVQSLSGSPANFQVYTALLKPHERIMALDLPHGGHLSHGYQTDTKKISAVSIFFETMPYRLDENTGYIDYDQLEKSAVLFRPKLIVAGASAYARLYDYARIRKVCNKQKAVMLADMAHISGLVAAGVIPSPFEYADVVTTTTHKSLRGPRGAMIFFRKGLKEINKQGKEVMYDYEDRINQAVFPGLQGGPHNHTITGLAVALKQARTPEYKAYQDQVLRNCSKFAELDIRPTVIISYGLSMQTLLAKGYDLVSGGTDNHLVLVNLKNKGIDGSRVEKVLELVHIAANKNTVPGDVSAMVPGGIRMGTPALTSRGFIEEDFAKVAEYFDLAVKIALKIKAESQGTKLKDFVATMQSNEKLQSEMSKLREMVEEYAKQFPTIGFEKETMRYKE, encoded by the exons atggcgtTGGCTCTTCGTAGACTCTCCTCTTCCGTTAAGAAACCGATCTCGCTTCTCTCCTCTAATGGCGGTTCACTCCGTTTCATG TCGTCTTTATCAACCGCAGCTATGGCGGAATCGGAGAAATCTCGTTCTAGT TGGATTAAGCAATTGAATGCATCTCTAGATGAAATCGATCCTGAAGTTGCGGATATTATCGAATTAGAGAAGGCTAGACAATGGAAG GGATTTGAACTTATACCGTCAGAGAATTTCACTTCTCTATCTGTGATGCAAGCCGTTGGTTCTGTTATGACTAATAAGTATAGTGAAGGATACCCTGGAGCTAGATACTATGGAGGAAATGA GTACATTGACATGGCTGAGACATTATGTCAAAAACGCGCATTAGAAGCTTTTCAGTTAGATCCTTCTAAATGGGGAG TCAATGTGCAGTCTTTATCAGGATCACCAGCTAATTTCCAAGTTTACACTGCATTGTTGAAGCCTCATGAAAGAATCATGGCACTTGATTTACCTCATGGTGGACATCTTTCTCATGGTTATCAG ACTGACACGAAGAAAATATCGGCTGTATCCATCTTTTTTGAGACAATGCCATACAGATTGGATGAGAACACTGGTTACATTGATTATGACCAG CTAGAAAAGAGTGCCGTGCTTTTCAGACCGAAACTTATTGTTGCGGGTGCAAGTGCTTATGCTCGTCTATATGACTATGCACGTATTCGTAAG GTCTGTAACAAGCAAAAGGCAGTTATGTTGGCTGATATGGCTCATATTAGTGGGTTGGTTGCTGCTGGCGTTATTCCTTCTCCTTTTGAGTATGCAGATGTTGTTACGACTACAACTCACAAATCGCTTCGCGGTCCTAGAGGGGCTATGATATTCTTTAGGAAGGGGTTAAAAGAGATTAACAAACAAGGGAAAGAG GTCATGTATGACTATGAGGACAGAATTAATCAAGCTGTTTTTCCTGGACTGCAAGGTGGTCCACATAATCACACTATAACGGGTCTAGCAGTTGCTCTGAAGCAG GCAAGAACTCCTGAGTACAAGGCCTACCAGGATCAAGTTCTCCGTAATTGCTCAAAGTTTGCTGAG TTGGATATAAGACCTACTGTAATCATCTCATATGGCTTGTCAATGCAGACTTTGCTTGCGAAAGGATATGATTTAGTGTCTGGAGGCACTGATAATCATTTAGTTTTGGTGAATCTGAAAAACAAG GGAATAGATGGATCAAGAGTGGAAAAAGTATTAGAATTAGTACATATTGCAGCAAACAAGAATACTGTTCCTGGTGATGTTTCTGCCATGGTTCCCGGTGGCATCCGTATGG GAACACCAGCCCTCACATCAAGAGGATTCATTGAGGAAGATTTTGCAAAAGTGGCGGAGTATTTTGATTTAGCCGTCAAGATAGCCTTAAAGATCAAAGCAGAGTCTCaag GAACAAAGTTGAAAGACTTTGTAGCAACAATGCAATCAAATGAGAAATTACAGTCAGAGATGTCAAAGCTCCGTGAGATGGTAGAAGAATATGCTAAGCAATTCCCAACGATTGGGTTCGAGAAAGAGACGATGAGATACAAAGAGTAG